From Rhodamnia argentea isolate NSW1041297 chromosome 10, ASM2092103v1, whole genome shotgun sequence, a single genomic window includes:
- the LOC115745748 gene encoding protein OCTOPUS: MNPTTEPPPLPLPLPLPLPLPQLQPPQPPLPHRPSTSCDRHPDEHFTGFCPSCLCERLAVLEPSSSSASASASSSRKPPPSSSSAAASALKAIFKPSSSSSSKPPAPSSASAFLPELRRTKSFSASKNEGFFSGIFEPQRKSCDVRVRNTLWSLFGLDDERNPSKRDSTRSSNSEAAQAKNLGSSAVRGPVLESKKEDEEAGSDYLQSKEYIVHHDQEGDEASEIRAWEESNVAPAPVENRVQEIVEEEEEEVEEEEEEEVEIEEIAEPELQVVPEEEVKTMKDHIDLDSQAKKSSGRDFKEIAGSFWSAASVFSKKWQKWRRKQKMKKRDNGSGSATLPVEKPIGRQFRETQSEIADYGFGRRSCDTDPRFSLDAARISFDAARMSFDDPRYSFDEPRASWDGYLIGRSFPRMPTMVSVVEDSPVHVSRTDTQIPVEEPVNCINEGESLPGGSAQTRDYYLDSSSRRRKSLDRSNSIRKTAAAVVAEIDELKSGKNAKVSPATADLFQGSKPIVGDRESRDSISNSNSLRDDSDMFDLAFRDNASIVNNGDQKGSKKSRRWGKGWSIWGFIHRRGGNKDENDDRYSRSNGVERSFSESWPELRGEHNGDFRGSFNRKVFRSNSSVSCRNSSYNHLVGGSFGSIRKNLFETNGHNGKKKRDEFVLERNRSARYSPNNLDNGLLRFYLTPLRGSRRSGGGSGKGRANQAHSIARSVLRLY, encoded by the coding sequence ATGAATCCCACGACGGAGCCTCCTCCACTGCCACTGCCACTGCCACTGCCACTGCCACTGCCACAGCTCCAGCCGCCGCAGCCCCCACTGCCCCACCGCCCCTCCACCTCCTGCGACCGCCACCCCGACGAGCACTTCACCGGCTTCTGCCCCTCATGCCTCTGCGAGCGCCTCGCCGTCTTggaaccctcctcctcctccgcctccgcctccgcctcctcctcccgcaagccccctccctcctcctcctccgccgccgcctctgCCCTTAAGGCCATCTTCaagccctcctcctcctcctcctccaagccCCCGGCTCCGTCGTCCGCCTCGGCCTTCCTGCCGGAGCTCCGGCGCACGAAGTCGTTCTCGGCTTCGAAGAACGAGGGTTTCTTCTCCGGCATTTTCGAGCCGCAGCGCAAGTCCTGCGACGTCAGGGTTCGGAACACGCTCTGGTCGCTGTTCGGCCTCGACGACGAGCGGAACCCGTCGAAGCGGGACTCGACTCGGAGCAGTAATTCGGAGGCTGCCCAGGCCAAGAACTTGGGCTCGTCGGCTGTCCGGGGTCCGGTTCTCGAGTCCAAAAAAGAGGACGAAGAAGCAGGAAGCGATTATTTGCAGAGCAAGGAATACATCGTTCACCACGACCAAGAGGGAGACGAAGCGAGCGAGATTAGGGCTTGGGAAGAGTCCAATGTAGCACCTGCTCCTGTTGAAAACAGAGTGCAGGAGattgttgaagaagaagaagaagaagtggaagaggaggaggaggaggaagttgaaattgaagaaatagCAGAGCCTGAGCTCCAAGTTGTGCCAGAAGAAGAGGTAAAGACCATGAAAGATCACATAGATCTCGATTCTCAAGCTAAGAAATCTTCCGGGAGAGACTTCAAGGAGATCGCGGGTAGCTTCTGGTCTGCTGCTTCGGTCTTCAGCAAGAAATGGCAGAAATGGAGGCGGAagcagaagatgaagaagcGAGACAACGGTAGTGGCTCCGCCACATTGCCCGTCGAGAAGCCCATCGGCCGCCAATTCCGAGAAACCCAGTCTGAGATCGCCGATTATGGGTTCGGCCGGAGATCCTGCGACACCGACCCCAGGTTCTCGCTCGACGCAGCCCGCATTTCCTTTGACGCAGCACGGATGTCCTTCGACGACCCGAGATATTCATTCGACGAGCCGAGGGCCTCGTGGGATGGGTACTTGATTGGGAGGTCCTTCCCGCGGATGCCCACGATGGTATCCGTCGTGGAGGATTCTCCTGTGCACGTCTCCAGGACCGACACCCAGATTCCAGTGGAGGAGCCAGTGAATTGTATCAATGAGGGAGAGTCTCTCCCTGGCGGATCGGCACAGACCCGCGATTACTACTTGGACTCGTCTTCTCGGAGGAGAAAGAGCCTTGACCGGTCGAATTCCATCAGGAAGACGGCGGCTGCGGTGGTGGCGGAGATCGATGAGTTGAAGTCCGGTAAGAATGCGAAAGTCTCCCCTGCAACTGCTGATTTATTCCAAGGGAGCAAACCAATTGTTGGGGATCGAGAGTCGAGGGATTCAATCTCCAATTCGAACTCCCTGAGAGACGACTCGGACATGTTTGACCTTGCATTTAGGGACAATGCGTCCATTGTGAACAATGGCGACCAAAAGGGGTCGAAGAAATCGAGGAGATGGGGCAAGGGTTGGAGCATTTGGGGGTTTATACACAGGAGAGGGGGGAACAAGGATGAGAACGACGATAGGTACAGCAGATCGAACGGGGTCGAGAGGTCGTTCTCTGAGTCGTGGCCGGAGCTGCGAGGCGAGCATAACGGGGACTTCCGGGGCAGTTTCAATCGTAAGGTGTTTAGGAGCAACAGCAGCGTGAGCTGCAGGAACTCGTCCTACAACCATCTTGTTGGCGGGTCTTTCGGGAGCATCCGAAAGAACTTGTTCGAGACGAACGGGCACAACGGCAAGAAGAAGCGGGACGAGTTTGTCCTGGAGCGGAACCGCAGCGCTAGGTACTCGCCAAACAACCTCGACAACGGGCTGCTGAGGTTTTACTTGACTCCGCTGCGGGGGAGCCGGAGGAGCGGCGGCGGGTCGGGGAAGGGCAGGGCTAATCAGGCCCATTCCATTGCAAGAAGCGTTCTGAGATTGTACTGA